From Ancylobacter pratisalsi, one genomic window encodes:
- a CDS encoding lysylphosphatidylglycerol synthase domain-containing protein, which translates to MKGLRAIWGWLRAHVGWHTLGLVVSLVIIGFAVTVLYEMLRNIHPGQVLDALTGTAPWRVALAALFVAAAYFTLTFYDWFALKTIEKPDVPYRVAALASFTSYSIGHNVGFSAFTGGTVRYRIYSAHGLGAIDVAKLCFITGLTFWLGNIAILGLGITIEPWAASAVDQLPPWINRLVGIALLAGLAGYVLWVGLKPRRIGVGEGHWTVTLPGSKLTLMQICVGIIDLACCAAAMYVLMPQTPFIDPIALGVVFISATLLGFASHAPGGLGVFDAAMLVALPQFEKEALLGSLLLLRLLYYITPFALALVIMGVREFLISRTRRRATLASALEAAAREEAAPGQPVDAAASTERPRRRAIG; encoded by the coding sequence ATGAAGGGCTTGAGGGCGATCTGGGGCTGGCTACGTGCGCATGTCGGCTGGCACACGCTCGGCCTGGTCGTGAGCCTCGTCATCATCGGCTTCGCGGTGACCGTGCTCTACGAGATGCTGCGCAACATCCACCCCGGCCAGGTGCTTGACGCGCTGACCGGGACCGCCCCTTGGCGGGTGGCGCTGGCCGCGCTGTTCGTCGCCGCGGCCTATTTCACCCTCACCTTCTATGACTGGTTCGCGCTGAAGACGATCGAGAAGCCGGACGTGCCCTACCGGGTGGCGGCGCTGGCGTCCTTCACTTCCTATTCCATCGGCCACAATGTCGGCTTCTCCGCCTTCACCGGCGGCACGGTGCGCTACCGCATCTATTCCGCGCATGGGCTCGGGGCGATCGACGTCGCCAAGCTGTGCTTCATCACCGGCCTCACCTTCTGGCTGGGCAACATCGCGATCCTCGGCCTGGGCATCACCATCGAGCCGTGGGCGGCGAGCGCGGTCGACCAGCTCCCGCCCTGGATCAACCGGCTGGTCGGCATCGCCCTGCTCGCCGGCCTTGCCGGTTACGTGCTCTGGGTCGGCCTGAAACCCCGCCGGATCGGCGTCGGCGAGGGCCACTGGACCGTGACCCTGCCGGGCTCGAAGCTGACGCTGATGCAGATCTGCGTCGGCATCATCGACCTCGCCTGCTGCGCGGCGGCCATGTATGTGCTGATGCCGCAGACGCCGTTCATCGATCCGATCGCACTCGGCGTGGTGTTCATTTCCGCCACACTGCTTGGCTTCGCCAGCCATGCGCCGGGCGGGCTCGGCGTGTTTGATGCCGCGATGCTGGTGGCCCTGCCGCAGTTCGAGAAGGAAGCGCTGCTCGGCTCGCTGCTGCTGCTGCGCCTCCTCTATTACATTACGCCTTTCGCGCTGGCCCTCGTCATCATGGGCGTGCGTGAGTTCCTGATCAGCCGCACCCGCCGCCGTGCCACCCTTGCCAGCGCACTGGAAGCCGCCGCGCGGGAAGAAGCCGCGCCCGGTCAGCCCGTCGACGCGGCGGCCAGCACGGAACGTCCGCGCCGCCGCGCCATCGGCTGA